The sequence GGCTGCTCAATCCTGCTTTTATATACCTGATAATTTCAACTTCACGAGGGGATAGTTTATATTTTTTTAGAAAAACGTCATCAGCGTGGTTGCTAAATTGTTTCTCATCAGCAAGTTTAGGATCGAAATACATTAATCCCTGTGACACCGACCTGATAGCCGTTAGCAACTCATCTTTGCTGGATGTTTTTAACATATACCCTGATGCTCCGGCTTTTCGAAAATCTTCAATATACCGATTCTCACCATACATACTCACGATCAAAATTCGTTGAGCACCCAGTTCAACTGTCAATCGTCGCGTGAGTTCAAGGCCGTCAATTTCGGGCATATTAAAATCGATAATCAGAACATCAGGCTGAAGTTTGACTACCTGTTCTGTGGCTTCGCGGCTGTGATACACCTGGCCTACAATATGTAGGTCAGGAACATCGGTAAGCATCAGGCTCAGTCCATCGTTGAACAAACGATGGTCATCAATAATTAAAATACTAATGATGTGGTCCGACTGCGTCATAAGGAATGTCGAGCATGACGGTATAACTCTGAGCGTTGCTATCCGTAGTTAATACGGCATGCAGGTATTCTGCCCGATAAGTTATGTTTTTTTGCCCAATTCCTGTACTCACTTGATCAGAAAAAACTACGTTCAATTGTTTATTATCCAATGGGGTTTCTACAAGTAGACTTAATTGGCGGGTATGATAGCCTAATTGCACGATTGCTAATCCAGCCCCACCGTGCTTAAGCGCATTTTGAACCAGTTCGGCAATGATTCGGTAGGCAACCAATTCGCGCTCGGGTTTTAAGCGACGAACATCGCCAAAGAGAATAAACTCGAAATCGGTTTTAGAGGAGCGATTGGCCCGATCGACAAGTTGCGATACAACATCGGGTAAGGCATATTTCTCGAACTCGATAGGCATCAGATCATGGGTAATAGTCCGGAGGTCGTTGCTGGCTTTGTCAAGCAGACCGTATGCTCGTGCCACTTCGGGCATTTCAGTGGCTACCGTAAGTCGTTCCTGGGCTATTCCTAATATACCTTTAATTGCGGCTAGTGTATTCCCCACGTCATCGTGCAGGTCTCGGGCAATACGCCGACGTTCTTCCTCCTGAGTCGCCAGTGTATTGGTGAGTAACCGCCGTTGTCTGGCGAGTTTCTGCCGGTTATAACTAATTATCAAAAAGGCAATGAACGATGCAATCAGTAATAAACTCAAGAGCCAGAACCACCATTGTTGCCAGAAGGGTGGCTGAATCGTAATCTGTAATTTCGTAATAGGAGTTAGTTGGCCGCGAGCATCCATCGCCCGAACATGAAACACATAATTGCCGGGTGAAAGCTCGGCGTAGCGAACCTGATTGGCGTTGGGAAGCGGAACCCAGTCCCGGTCAATACCCGACAAATGATAGAAAAACTGATTTTTGCCCCGACTGAAATAATCTAAAGC comes from Spirosoma aureum and encodes:
- a CDS encoding response regulator, encoding MTQSDHIISILIIDDHRLFNDGLSLMLTDVPDLHIVGQVYHSREATEQVVKLQPDVLIIDFNMPEIDGLELTRRLTVELGAQRILIVSMYGENRYIEDFRKAGASGYMLKTSSKDELLTAIRSVSQGLMYFDPKLADEKQFSNHADDVFLKKYKLSPREVEIIRYIKAGLSSPQIADKIHLSQHTVDTHRKNIHAKLGINTIADLVRFAVETGL